From Dehalobacter sp., the proteins below share one genomic window:
- a CDS encoding ATP-binding cassette domain-containing protein — MLDKITILGGLDKNGMPEKIRRLEIAAGEVLAVVGPTGSGKTQLISDIEQYAEEETLTGRSVLINNQPANKNKDKRSLRYLIAQVSQNMNFVIDMSIEEFLLMHAQVRGIREPAQTIEEVLAITNHLSGEPVTFSTNLTQLSGGQSRALMVADVAIISNAPVVLIDEIENAGIDRLQALEI; from the coding sequence ATGCTGGATAAAATCACTATTCTGGGCGGTCTGGATAAAAACGGCATGCCGGAGAAGATTCGAAGGCTTGAAATTGCAGCTGGTGAAGTGCTGGCGGTAGTCGGGCCGACCGGTTCCGGCAAAACACAATTAATATCCGATATCGAGCAGTATGCCGAGGAAGAAACATTGACCGGCAGGAGCGTCTTAATTAATAATCAGCCGGCAAATAAGAATAAAGATAAAAGATCTTTGCGTTACTTGATTGCCCAGGTATCGCAGAATATGAATTTCGTGATCGATATGTCTATAGAAGAGTTTCTGTTAATGCATGCCCAGGTGAGGGGCATCCGGGAGCCTGCTCAAACAATTGAGGAAGTGCTGGCCATAACCAACCATTTGTCTGGCGAACCGGTAACTTTTTCGACGAACTTGACGCAGCTGAGCGGCGGGCAGTCCCGGGCGTTGATGGTCGCGGACGTTGCCATAATCAGCAACGCGCCGGTTGTATTGATTGATGAAATTGAGAATGCCGGCATCGACCGCCTGCAGGCGCTGGAAATA